A genomic region of Zea mays cultivar B73 chromosome 6, Zm-B73-REFERENCE-NAM-5.0, whole genome shotgun sequence contains the following coding sequences:
- the LOC100282950 gene encoding uncharacterized protein LOC100282950 has protein sequence MVGGGGHSSMDHTGAKDLERGELRRGAPEFADGDDGDGEESQYFSDAEDRSWPSHSRHDSTAYEDYVSPCVSARASSVDADADADGEAVRQHCRKSSCVSEGSLDDVDLEAGLSEIIKASPEKTEQNCRICHLGLESAAAESGAGITLGCSCKGDLSYAHKQCADTWFKIRGNKVCEICSSTASNVVVLGDPEFSDQWSETNSAAAAAAQAPPPPAEPRRFWQGHRFLNFLLACMVFAFVISWLFHFNVPG, from the exons ATGGTGGGCGGCGGAGGGCATTCGTCGATGGACCACACTGGCGCCAAGGACCTTGAGCGCGGCGAGCTTCGCCGTGGTGCGCCTGAGTTTGCGGACGGCGACGATGGAGACGGGGAAGAAAGCCAGTACTTCTCGGACGCGGAGGACCGGTCGTGGCCGTCTCACTCGCGCCACGACTCCACCGCCTACGAGGACTACGTCTCGCCGTGCGTGTCCGCCCGCGCGAGCTCCGtcgacgccgacgccgacgccgacggCGAGGCCGTGAGACAACACTGCAGGAAGTCGTCGTGCGTGTCAGAGGGCTCGCTGGACGACGTTGACCTGGAGGCCGGACTGAGCGAGATCATCAAGGCCAGCCCTGAGAAGACCGAACAGAACTGTCGCATTTGCCACCTTGGCCTGGAGAGCGCGGCGGCCGAGTCCGGTGCCGGCATCACGCTCGGCTGCTCCTGCAAGGGGGACTTATCCTACGCCCACAAGCAGTGCGCCGACACCTGGTTCAAGATTAGAGGCAACAA GGTCTGTGAGATATGTAGCTCGACTGCATCCAACGTGGTAGTCTTGGGGGATCCCGAGTTCAGCGACCAGTGGAGCGAAACAaacagcgccgccgccgccgccgcgcaggCGCCGCCGCCACCAGCCGAACCCCGGAGGTTCTGGCAGGGGCATCGGTTCCTCAACTTCCTCCTCGCCTGCATGGTGTTCGCCTTCGTCATCTCTTGGCTCTTCCACTTCAACGTCCCCGGCTAA